The genomic DNA CCGACGGCCAGGTGATCATGGAGGATGACGTGATCCGCTACGTCGGGACGTCTTACGACGGCCCCGTCGACGAGTACCGGGACTACGGCAACAGCGTCATCACCCCGGGACTCATCGACCTCGACGCCCTCACGGACATCGACCACCTCATCATCGACTCGTGGCCCACCCCCGAGACCGCTCCCGGCCTGCAATGGTCCCGGGACTACTTTGAGCAGCGCCGCCGCGACGTGTTCACCCTCGAACAGCGCCACACCGTCCGCCGGTTCGCCCTGGCCCAGTTGGCCCTGCACGGCGTGACCACGTTCATGCCGATCGCCTCAGAAATCCACAGCGCGTGGGCGGAAAGCCTCGCCGAGCTCAAGGACATGACGGCCACCACACTGGAGCTGGGGCTGCGCGGCTTCCTCGGCCCGGCGTACCGCTCCGGGATCAATGTCACCGACGACGACGGCTCCCGCGTCATCCTCTTCGACGAGGACGAAGGCCGGCGCGGCTTACGCGAGGCCGTGGAGTTCCTCGACTACACCCAAGAGCTCCATCACCCGCTGGTGACGGGCGTCCTGTTGCCGTGCCGCATCGAGACCCTCTCCGCGGATCTCCTCCGAGAGACCGCGCGTGTGGCCCTGGACCGGGACGCCCTGGTGCGCCTGCACTGCCTTCAGTCCCCCGCCGAGGACGACTTCCTACGGGAACGCACGGGGAACACCGTCCTGCAGGAACTCGAGGACTCACGCATGCTGCAGGCGCGGCTCCTCATTCCGCACGGGATCGTCATCGACGCACTGGGCCTAGAAGCCACCGCAGCGGGCGGCCCGCTGGAACTGCTCGCGCGCCACGGCGTCAGCGTGGTGCACTGCCCCTTGACCACCTTCCACTACGGCAAGGCGCTGTCCTCCTTCGACGCCTTCCACGCGGCGGGGATCACGATGTGCCTCGGGACGGACTCCTTCCCGCCGGACCTCATCCGGGGCATCGACGTCGGCACGCACCTCGCCCGGCTCGTCGAGGGCCGCAGCGATGCCGGCAAGGTCTCAGACTTCTTCAATGCGGCCACCCTCGGTGGTGCGACGGCGCTCGGGCGCCCGGACCTAGGGCGGATCGCCCCCGGAGCGCAGGCGGATCTGACGATCTTCTCCCACGATGACTTCCGCGACGGCGTCCAGGAGGACCCCCTGCGCACGCTGGTGCTCAACGGGTCAGCGCGCAACGTCACGGACACCTTCGTCGCGGGGCGGCCCGTCGTCGTCGACTCCGCCCTCCCGGGCATCGACTTGGCCGAGCTCATGCGCGACGGCCAAGAGCTCTTCGAGCTCATGGTGGCCGCCTATCCGGAGCGCGACTACCGTCGGCGCAGCGCCGAGGAGCTGTTCCCCGGCACCTACCCGGCGGCTCAGTAACTCGTCGGCACCGACAGCACCTTCAGCGCGTCGGCGACCACCCGGCCGCGGTGGATCACGGTGCGGTCCTGCCCGCGGTCCATCACGGCGGAGGCCACGGTTTCGCCGTCGACGAGGACCAGCTCCGCCGGATCCCCCACCCCCAGGCCGGGCCGATCCTCGACCGAGGTGAGGCGGGGAATCCTTCGATCCATGATGGAGGCCCCGCCCATCGTGGCAATGGCCAAGGCGTGGCCGATCAGGGCGTCGTCACGGTAGCCGTTAATGAAGGACAGCTGCCACGTCCGGTCCAACATGTCGCAATTGCCGTACGGGCTCCAGTAGTCCCGTTGCCCGTCCTCCCCCAAGCCGATGCGGACGCCGGCGTCGGTGCAGGAGGCGATCGGGAGGTGCTCGGTCACGCGCGGGGCGACCGTGGTCCAAGAGATGTCGAGCTCGGCAAACAGCTCGATGAGCCGGCGCGTGGTGGCGTCGTCAACACCGCCAAGGCCGAAGGCGTGGGAGATGTTCACGCGGCCCTGCATCCCCAGGGCCCGGGTGCGCTCCGCAATCAGCTCGGCCGAGAAGACGCCCATCGTGCCCATCTCGTGGAGGTGGACGTCGATGTCCACCTGATACTTCTGTGCCAGCTCAAAGACCGTATCTAGATGAGCCGCCGGGTCCCGGTCCAGCGAGCACGGGTCAATCCCGCCCATGGCATCAGCGCCAGCGCGCAGGGCCGCCTCCAAGTAGTCCCGCGTCCCCTGTTCCCGCAGGATGCCGGCCTGCGGGAAGACCATGACCTGCACATCGGCGTCGGCCGCGAACTTCTCCTTGGCCTCGATGACCGCCTCATACTTCTCAAGGCCACAGTCCACGTCCACCTGCGCGAAGGAGCGGACCCGCGTCGTGCCCCGAGCGATCATGCGCTCGAGGGTGCCTGCCACCCGCTCCGGCAGCGGCCGCTCGGCCTCTCTCCAGTTCTCGCGGTCGTTGGTCATCATGGTCCAGACACCCGGCCCGCCGGTGTGCTCACGGAACGGCAGGCCGATGCGCGTCGAGTCGAGGTGCACGTGGACGTCGGAGAAAGCGGGGATCAGAAGGCGCCCCCGACCGTCGAGCGCATCGCCCTCTGGAGTTCGCTGAGGCTCATGTGGCACCACTGCCTCGATGACGCCGTCCTTCAGCCGAACATCACTGGATTCCCCACCCCACGGGCGGACGTTGCTGATGAGCACGGTGCTACCTTTCCGTTGAGGATCTGCCGATGCTCTGAACTGTATACCAAATGAAACGCGTGTCGGGGCCGTCCGCGTGGCTTAGCTCAGTTCGTGGCCCGTCGCCTCGGCCGCGTTGGCGCGGCTGGTCTCCAAGTGGGCAATCACAAGGTCGCGCATACCAGCCACGTTGCGCGCGGCAATGGCCTCATACAGGGCCACGTGTTCGCGGGCGATCCCGTGGAGGTCATGATGCTGGGACAGGAGCCAGCGCATCCGAGCGGATAACTGCGTCTGCACCTCCAGCAGGAGCTCATTGCCCGCCAGGCGCGTGACCACCTCGTGAAAGCGCACCCCAGCGCGGCGCGCCTCCACGGCAGCGCCCGCGCGGGCAGCGGCGAGTTCCTCGTCGACGGCAGCGCGCAGCTGTTCCAGATCCTGACGGTGGTGCCGCTGGGCGGCCAGCTCGAACGTGAGTACCTCCAAGGAGGTACGGACCTCAATCAGATCCGCGATGTCTGAGGCGGTAAATTCGCGCACAATCGCCCAGCTGCGTGGCCGCGGCGTGACGAGGCCCTCGCCGACCAGCGCCTGCAGGGCTTCACGCACCGGCAACCGGCTCACCCCGAGCTCAACGGCCAGATCCCGCTCCACCAGCTTGCTGCCGGGAGCCCGGACGCCGTCCACGATCTCGTTGCGGAGCAGTTCGGTGACACGCGCCGCCTCCGACTTGAACTCGGCCTGCTCTGCCACTTGATGCCCCCTGCGTCGTGATTCGTCTCCAAGCATTCGCTCCCCCGCGATCCTAGAGCATTGACGCACGCCGCGTCGGCTAGGCGGATAGATCAATCTCGCATCCTAAACCGCGCTCCCGGGCGCGGTCGTAGGCCAAGCGACCCACGGCGAGATCCTGCAGGCCGATCCCCACCGAATTGAACAGCGTGATCGCCCCTTGATGCCCGCGGCCAGGGACGCTGCCGGCCACCACCTCTCCCAGCTCGCCGCGCAGCTGAATGGCCTCCGTGCCCCGCTCGCCGACCGCCAAAAGATAGTCGCCTGACTTGGCCGCGACGGTGCCACGGTGGTCCACGTAGACGTCCGCCCTGGCCAGGCCCTCGGCGTCGATCTCCCGCTCCGTGGGGCGTGGACGCGCGCCGACCGCGTTGATGTGCTGCCCCGCGCGGAACCATGCGCCCTTCACGAGCGGCTCAACCGACGGCGTCAGCGTGCACACCACGTCACTGACCGCGAAAACCGACGCGACGTCGTCGGCGGCCTCGACCCTCAGCCCGTGGTGGGCCACGGCCTGCCGGAACTGTTCCACGCGCTCACGGGTGCGGGACCAGACCACCACCCGCCGCAAGGGCAGCACGTGGACCAAAGCCTCGACGTGGGCGACGGCCAGCGCGCCGGCACCCACGAGGCCCAGCACACTCGCGTCGGCACGCGCCAAGTGCCGGCTCGCGACGGCGCTCGCGGCCGCCGTCCGCACGCGGGTCGGGACCCGCCCGTCGAGAATCGCCAGGGACTCGCCGGTGCGGTAATCGCTCAGCAGGAGGGTGGACCGCTGGGACGGCAGCCCACGCTCGGCGTTGGACGGGATGTCCGCCAAGAGCTTGACCGCGGAGGCCTGCTGGGTGGAGGCCAGCGAGGGCATGACGATGAAGTGTGAGTCTCCGGCCGGCACCGTCATGGCCACGGGATCCGGTTGGCGCGCGCTGCCGCGCACGGTATCCGCAAACACCTGTTCGACGGCGGCGATGGTCGAGGGCATGTCAATGACCTGTTCCAAGTCGGAAGCGGTGAGAATCAGGGTCATGGAACGGCCTTCCGCGGGCGAGTGATCAGGGAAACTCATCCTACGCCGCTTTGGTATTCCAAATCTAGAGCGCTCCCCAAAAAGATGTGCCCCGCCGCCACACTCTTGCATTTTCTCCTTGATGTGGGTCACACTTTCTTCATTACCTAATGATCGTTCGGTAAATAAAACGAGGAGGACCCGCCATGACGGAGGCCACCACCCAGACCGCCGTTGCGGGCCCGGAGTACTTGTCCGTGGCGCACGAGGACGCCGCGAGCCTGGATCACCCCATCCTGGCCGAAGACCGCACCGCCGGTTGGCTCGGCCTCAAAGTCCGCCACCTCGCCGACGGGCACGCGGTCACCACGATGACGCTCCGCGAGGAAATGCTCAACGGCTTCGGCATTGCCCACGGCGGCATGATCTTCGCGTTCGCGGATACGACGTTCGCCTTGGCCTGCAATCCGCACACTGGCAGCGTCGACACCATCACGGTGGCTTCCGGCGTCGACGTGAACTTCCTCAAGGCCGGCATCCCCGGCCGCACCCTCACCGCCGTCGCAGACCGCCGCGCCCAGAGCGGCCGCAGCGGGATCTACGACGTTCGCATTTACCAGTCCGTTCCCGGCGCCGATGACGAGGTCGTCGCCGAGTTCCGCGGCCGCAGCCGCACCATCGCCAAGAAGTAGCCACCCCACCAACACAGAGGTACGCCGCCATGACGCAATCCGCCGCCGAGACCACTCCCGACCTGGCCAACCCGCTGGATCCCGAAGAGACGATGAGCCGGGACCAGATCGAGTCCCTGCAGCTGGAGCGCCTTCAGGAAACCGTTTCCTACGCGTACAACCGAGTCCCCCTCTACAAGGAAAAGTACGACGCCGCGGGCGTGCACCCGTCCGATCTCAAGGAACTGGGCGACCTGGCCAAGTTCCCGTTCACGGAGAAGGAAGACCTGCGCAAGACGTACCCGTTCGGGATGTTCGCGGTCCCGCGCGAGGAAGTCGCCCGCATTCACGCCTCCTCCGGCACCACCGGACGCGCCACCGTCGTCGGCTACACCAAGAATGATCTCCACAACTGGGCCACGCTCGGCGCCCGCTGCCTCCGGCTCTCCGGCGTCAAGCCCGGCTGGCGCGTGCACAACGCCTACGGGTACGGGCTCTTCACCGGCGGCCTCGGCGCCCACGCGGCGGCCGAGCAGCTGGGCGCGACGGTCATCCCCATGTCCGGCGGCCAAACCGAAAAGCAGATCACCCTAATTCAGGACTTTCAGCCCGAGGCCATCCTGTGCACGCCGACCTACCTGCTGACCATCGGCGATGCAATGCAGCGCGCCGGCATCGACCCGGCGTCGACCTCCCTGCGGAAGGCCGTCCTCGGCGCCGAGCCGTGGACGGCCGAAATGCGCCGCGAGCTCGAGGAGATGTTCGGCCTGGATGCCTGCGACATCTACGGATTGTCCGAGGTCATGGGCCCGGGCGTCGCCGGCGAGTCGGATGAGCTCAAGGACGGCTCCCACATTTGGGAGGACCACTTCCGCCCGGAGATCGTGGATGCGTTCGACGAGACGAAGGTGCTCGGCGACGGCGAGCACGGCGAGCTGGTGTTCACTTCCCTGACCAAGGAAGCCCTGCCGATCATCCGTTACCGCACGCACGACTTGACGCGTCTGCTGCCGGGCACCGCCCGCGCCGGCCACCGCCGCATGGGCCGCATCACCGGCCGCAGTGACGACATGATCATCCTGCGCGGCGTGAACCTGTTCCCGACCCAGATCGAGGAGCTCATCCTCAAGGTTGACGGCCTGTCCCCGCACTTCCAGCTGGAAATCACCCGCCCGGACCGGATGGACCAGCTGGCCGTGAAGGTGGAGCGGCGCACCGACTGCACCTCGGACCGCGCCGATGCCGCCGGATCGGAGCTGCAGAAGCTCATCAAGATCCACGTCGGCTCCACCTGCCGGATCGACGTCGTCGACCCCGAGTCGCTGCCGCGCTCGGTCGGCAAGCTCAAGCGGATCCACGATCTGCGCAACCTCTAGGAATGACAGAATAGGGCGCATGCCAACCACCACGCAGAACGGGGCCGGTTCGGCCGCGACGCAGTCCACGCGTCGCGGCCGGCCCGGCTACGACCAGGACACGGTGCTCAACATCGCCGTGCAGGTCTTCAATAAGCACGGATACGACGCGACGTCGATGGGCACCTTGGCCGAGAACCTTGGGATCAGCAAGTCGGCGATCTACCACCACGTGCCGTCGAAGGGAGACCTGCTGCGGCTGGCCCTCAACGAGGCCTTGGCGCCGCTGGAGCAGCTCGGCGAGGACGAGCGCGGCCTGGCGGGCACCGCCGAGGAGCGCCTCGAGTTCCTGCTGCGTGGAACCATCCGCGTCCTCATGGAGCGCCAGCCCTACGTGACCCTACTGCTGCGCCTGCGCGGAAACACCGAGGTGGAGCGGGCGGCCATGGAGCGGCGCCGTGCGATGGACCGCCGGGTTGCCGAGTTGGTGGTGGCCGCGCAAAAGGAGGGCAGCCTCCGCGGCGATATCGACCCGCGCACCACCACCCGCCTCTTGTTCGGCACCATCAACTCCCTCGTGGAGTGGTACCGCCCCGACGGCCCGTTCTCCGCGGAGGCCGTGGAGGAAAACGCCATCGCCATGATGCTGGACGGCCTGCACACGCGCAACAAATAATCAGCGGGTAGGATGGCTGGCCGTGGATCAGTTGTTCAGCACCCTCTTTAATCAGCCGTTCGGCACGGACACCGGCCTGCAGGTGGCCCTCTCCGCGGTGAGCACGCTGCTCACCGCGATCGCCCTCATGGTGCTCGCCCACCGCAATGATTTGGGCTGGTGGTTCCAGATCCTCGCGGTCTTTGCCGGGCCCTTGGTGCTGGCCCTCACGTTTGGATATGAGGGGCTGTTCTATGCCGTGCCGGCCTTGGGCATCGCGGCCTACGGCTTGTGGCGCTACAGCGCCTTTGATCTGCGCGGCAAATTCACCCGCCTCGTCCCGCCCGCCGGATTCTCGATCGGACAACTGGCCTGGGGCGTCGCGCTCGTCGCGCTGCTCACCGCGGCCCAATGGGGCCCCTTCCTCTTCACCTCGGCGATTATCGATGCGCCCATGACCTGGCTGCAGTTCGGCGCCCTCGCCGTGACCACGGCCTCGTTCGTCGGCATTGCCCAAGGCGTGCGATGGGCGTGGTTGGCCAGCGCCGCCGGCACGGCCGCTTATCTCGGTTGGCTCCTGACCTTCGCCCCCGGGTTCGGCAGCCTGCTGGTCTTGGTGCTGCAGTTCCTGGCCGCTCTCTACGGGTTCGTTCTGGCCGGCGCGTCCCGCCGCGGTCCTGAGGTCGACGACGCGCAGCAGGGCGCCGCGTACCCGCCCAGCCCCTACGCCGGCTAGCTTCCTAGCCGGCGGACTGTGACGTACTCCGGTTTCGTCACAGTGCCACACCCATCTTCGTGAGTTGGACCGCCCTCGGGTAGCTTGAAAGCAATCCCGACTTTCAATGGCGAAAGGTCCTCTCACCATGACTGAAACTCTCTCCTCCCCCGCCGTGAACTCCGCGGCCACGCCCACGAAGTCCGCGGGCCACGTGATCGTCGATACCCTCGAGGCCCACGGCGTCCAGCGCACCTACGTGGTCCCGGGCGAAAGCTACCTCGACGTCCTCGACGGGCTGCACCACTCCAGCATCGACACCGTGGTGTGCCGTCATGAGGGCGGCGCCACCTACATGGCCGAAGCGGACGGCAAAATGCATCCGGTCCCCGGCGTCGCCATGGTCACGCGCGGCCCCGGCGCGGCCAACGCCCACGTGGGCCTGCACACCGCATGGCAGGATTCGACGCCACTGGTGCTGTTCGTGGGGCTGATCCCTTACGAGCATCGGGAGAAGGAGGCGTTCCAGGAGTTTGACCCCAAGGCGTGGTTCGGCACCGGAGCCAAGCGTGTCATGGTGCTCGACCACGCGGAGCGAGCCTCCGAGGTCGTCGCCGAGGCCATGTTCGCGGCGGTTTCCGGCCGGCCGGGCCCCGTCGTGGTCGGCCTGCCGGAGGACATCATCAAAAAGCAGATCCCGGCCGAACTCCACCCGCCGATCCCCGTCGCCTTCGGCGGCATGACGGTCACCGACTGGAAGGCCCTCAACGAGGCCCTGCAGGGTTCGGACAAGCCGCTGTTCATCTTTGGCGGTAACGACTGGAGCCATGAAGGCGCGGCGGAGTTCACGCAGTGGCTGGAAGCCAACCATCTTCCTGCCGCCGCCGAGTGGCGCTGCGAGGGCACTGTTCCCTTCGACTCTCCGTCCTACGTCGGCCCCATCGGCTACGGGCGCCCGAAGCCCACCTATGACCTGCTGGAGGAAACGGACCTCTTGGTCTTCGTGGGCACCGTGCCCGGCGACGTCATCACTGACGGCTTCAATATCCGCCAGAACTGGGATCAGAAGAACTTCTTGGTCACCATCGATCCGTCCCTGCGCGGCCGCTCCGGTCCCGTCACGCACCAGATCGTTGCCAAGCCGGACGTGTTCGTGCGGGACTTGGTGCGCATGGATTTGACGGTCAAGGACTCGTGGAAGGAATGGACCACCAGGATGCGCGGCGAACAGGAGAAGTTTGCTGCGCTGCCCGAGGCTACCCCGGCTTCCGGCCAAGCCCGGATGGCCACGCTCATGGCGCACCTCGTCCCGCAACTGCCGCGCGACGCGATGGTCACGTTCGGCGCGGGCGAGCACACCAACTGGGCGCACCGCTACTTCCCCACCAACGGTTATGCCTCCATGCTCTCGGCCCGCAACGGTTCCATGGGCTACTCAATCCCGTCCGCCGTGGCGGCCTCGCTCAGCTACCCGGGACGCACCGTGGTCACCATCGCGGGCGATGGTGAGTTCCTGATGAACGGCCAGGAGTTGGCCACCGCGGCCCAGTACGGCGCGACGCCGCTGGTCGTCGTCATGGACAACCAGGAGTACGGCACCATCCGCACTCACCAGGAGCGGGACTACCCGGAGCGCATCTCCGGCACGCAACTGCAGAACCCCGACTTCGCCGCCATGGCGCAGGCCTTTGGCGGCGTGGGGGTACGGGTGGAGAACGACGCCGACGTGCCGGCCGCCGTCGAAGCCGCCTTGCAGGCCACCCAGCAGGGCCAGTTTGCCCTCATCCACCTCATCGTCGAACAGCGCGTCAAGGCCTACTAACACAACAGAAATCCCCCGCCACGGTCGAGACCGTGGCGGGGGATTTCGTGTGTGCGCTTACTCCTTGACGGAGGACTTGTCCTTGTCCTGATCCGGGTCGGAGGAGAGATCGAACGGCTCGTCCGTGTACTCCGGTTCCGTCCCCTCGATCGGTTCGGGCACCATGACCGCGTCCTCGGCCTCGCCGGCACGACGGCGGCGCATCCACTCCTCCGGTGGAAGCACCCGCATCCAGCGGCGGGTTTGTAGCGGTGGTAGCTCGCCCGCATCCTCCTTGAGGGCGCGTTTGAGGTTGATCATCATGAGGAAGCCGAGCACGAAGAACGGCAACCCCACCACAGTGATGAAGTCCTGCAGAACCGCGAGTCCCTCATCGCCCGAGGCCAACAACAGGGCCGCGGCCACCAGACCCACGGCGAACGTCCAGAAGACGCGCTGCTTGGTGGGTGCTGGGTCCTCGTGGCCGTTGGACATGGTGTCCAAGACCAGGCCCGCGGAGTCCATCGAGGTAATGAAGAAGACGCCTACCAGCATGATGCCGATGGCCGAGGTGACGCCGGCCAGCGGGAAGTTGGAGAGGAACTCGAACATGGCGCCCGGGATGTCTCCCTCCCCGACCACGCGGTCCACGAGGCCACCTTCGCCGTTCATCTCGATGTCGAACACACCCATGCCAAAGATACCGAACCAGATGATGGTGAAGAGGGTCGGCAGGCCCAGCACGCCCAAGACGAACTGGCGGATGGTACGGCCCTTGGAAATCTTGGCGATGAAGATTCCGACGAACGGGCTCCACGTGATGGTCCACGCCCAGTAGAACACCGTCCAAGAGCCCTGCCACCCGGTGTCAAGGAACGTGTCATTCCAGAGCATGAGCTCCGGCAGCATGTACAGGTACGTGCCCGCGGACTCCACCGTCCCCTTGATCATGACCAACGTCGGGCCCGTAATCAGCACGAACACCAACAGGCCGATGGCCACCAGGATGTTGACGTTGGAGAGGACCTTAATACCCTTGTTCAGGCCAGCGGCCACAGAGAGAATCGCCACGCCCGTCACGACGGAAATGATGATGATCTGCGCGATGGCCGATTCACTCACCCCAAAGAGGTCGGACAACCCGGCGTTGATCTGGAGCGTGCCCAGACCAATCGAGACGGCCACGCCCAGCACGGTTCCGACGATGGCGATCGTGTCGATCGTCTTGCCGGCGGGCCCGTGAATCTTTTCGCCGAGCAGCGGCTGGAACATGGAGCTGACCCGCGGCGGCAGGCGGCGCTTGTGAATGAAGTACGCGAACGCGAGGGCCGGCAGCGTGAAGATGGTCCACGTGTGCAGGCCGAAGTGGTAGAGCGTGAAGCCCATGGCCTCCTGGGCGGCCTCGATGCTCTCCGGCTCGACGCCGGCGCGCGGGGGCTGGGCGAAGTGGTACGTCGGCTCCGCAACGGCCCAGAACATCAGAATGGTGCCGATACCGGCAGCGAACAGCATGGCGAACCACGCCTTGTCTGAGTGCTCCGGCTTTTCCTCCTCATCGCTGAGGCGCACGCGGCCCCACCGGCTCAGCGCCAGGTAAATCAGGAAGAAGAGAAAGACGGTCACGCCGAGAATGTAAAACCAACCCAGATTGGCCATCAGCCAATCGGAGGCGGTTCCAAAAGCCGACCCCATGGGGCCCGTGAAAATGATGGTGGCGACAGCAAAGACCACCACGATTGCTGCGGAGACAAAGAAGAGAAAAGTCCCCGTCTTAAGCCCCCATCTTTGAGCAAGTCGATTCAGCACTGTCATGGATTCTCACCTCAGAGAGTTGGTTCAGTTGCTGACATGCATGATGTCCAACATATCCACCGCGCCCCCGGCACGCTAGGCAATTGCGGGACCTGAGCGCATTTTTGTCGAACCGTGATAAGTTGTCCCCTTTAACGCGCCACGGCGCGGCCGGGGCTGTTCGCCCGGGCCGCGCCGTGGATATTTTTTACCAGTTCTTGTACGTGGTGTTTTCCTTTTCGACCAGCGTCAGCACATCGTACTGAGCCACGATTTCACCGTCCTGATTGTGCAGCACGGCATCCCAGCGGACCTCGCCGTATTCATCGGTCACGCGCGGGGTCACCTGCTTGGCGGTCAGCGTCACGCGGACCGAGTCGCCGGCGGCCACCGGGGTGATGAACCGCAGGTTCTCCAGTCCGTAGTTGGCCAGCACGGGCCCCGGTGCCGGCTCAACGAAGAGCCCGGCTGCCCAGGAGACGAGCAGGTAGCCGTGCGCCACCTGCCCCGGGAAGAACGGGTTGGCCTCGGCAGCCCTGGCATCCGTGTGAGCGTAGAACGTGTCCCCGGTCTCCCGGGCGAAGTCCTCGATGTCTTGGAGCGTGATGGTGCGCAAATCTGAGGCGAAGGCGTCGCCGATCTGCAGTTCTGCCAGCGACTTGCGGAAGGGATGCTCGTGAGCGGCCTCTGCGCCGAACGCCTCGCAGCCGGCGATCGTGCGGTCCGCACCCGTGTGCCACACGCCGGTGACCGCGGTGAGCAGGTTCGGCGAGCCCTGCAGCGCCGTGCGCTGCATGTGGTGCTTGACGGAGCGGATGCCGCCGAGTTCCTCGCCGCCACCGGCGCGGCCCGGGCCACCATGGACTAGGTGCGGTACGGGCGAGCCGTGCCCCGTGGAGGTCTTGGCCGTCTCCCGGTTGAGGATGTGCACGCGGCCGTGGTGCCCGGCGATTCCAACCGTCAACTCCCGCACCGCCTCCGGATCGTTCGAGCAGACGGTGGCCACCAGCGACCCGGCGCCCGCTGCCGCCAGCCGCACGGCGTCCGCCACGTCGTCGTACCCCAGCACCGAGGACACGGGGCCGAAGGCCTCCTTCGAGTGCACGGCC from Zhihengliuella flava includes the following:
- a CDS encoding phenylacetate--CoA ligase family protein, with the translated sequence MTQSAAETTPDLANPLDPEETMSRDQIESLQLERLQETVSYAYNRVPLYKEKYDAAGVHPSDLKELGDLAKFPFTEKEDLRKTYPFGMFAVPREEVARIHASSGTTGRATVVGYTKNDLHNWATLGARCLRLSGVKPGWRVHNAYGYGLFTGGLGAHAAAEQLGATVIPMSGGQTEKQITLIQDFQPEAILCTPTYLLTIGDAMQRAGIDPASTSLRKAVLGAEPWTAEMRRELEEMFGLDACDIYGLSEVMGPGVAGESDELKDGSHIWEDHFRPEIVDAFDETKVLGDGEHGELVFTSLTKEALPIIRYRTHDLTRLLPGTARAGHRRMGRITGRSDDMIILRGVNLFPTQIEELILKVDGLSPHFQLEITRPDRMDQLAVKVERRTDCTSDRADAAGSELQKLIKIHVGSTCRIDVVDPESLPRSVGKLKRIHDLRNL
- a CDS encoding GntR family transcriptional regulator; the protein is MAEQAEFKSEAARVTELLRNEIVDGVRAPGSKLVERDLAVELGVSRLPVREALQALVGEGLVTPRPRSWAIVREFTASDIADLIEVRTSLEVLTFELAAQRHHRQDLEQLRAAVDEELAAARAGAAVEARRAGVRFHEVVTRLAGNELLLEVQTQLSARMRWLLSQHHDLHGIAREHVALYEAIAARNVAGMRDLVIAHLETSRANAAEATGHELS
- a CDS encoding ornithine cyclodeaminase family protein; this translates as MTLILTASDLEQVIDMPSTIAAVEQVFADTVRGSARQPDPVAMTVPAGDSHFIVMPSLASTQQASAVKLLADIPSNAERGLPSQRSTLLLSDYRTGESLAILDGRVPTRVRTAAASAVASRHLARADASVLGLVGAGALAVAHVEALVHVLPLRRVVVWSRTRERVEQFRQAVAHHGLRVEAADDVASVFAVSDVVCTLTPSVEPLVKGAWFRAGQHINAVGARPRPTEREIDAEGLARADVYVDHRGTVAAKSGDYLLAVGERGTEAIQLRGELGEVVAGSVPGRGHQGAITLFNSVGIGLQDLAVGRLAYDRARERGLGCEIDLSA
- the paaI gene encoding hydroxyphenylacetyl-CoA thioesterase PaaI, encoding MAHEDAASLDHPILAEDRTAGWLGLKVRHLADGHAVTTMTLREEMLNGFGIAHGGMIFAFADTTFALACNPHTGSVDTITVASGVDVNFLKAGIPGRTLTAVADRRAQSGRSGIYDVRIYQSVPGADDEVVAEFRGRSRTIAKK
- a CDS encoding TetR/AcrR family transcriptional regulator, giving the protein MPTTTQNGAGSAATQSTRRGRPGYDQDTVLNIAVQVFNKHGYDATSMGTLAENLGISKSAIYHHVPSKGDLLRLALNEALAPLEQLGEDERGLAGTAEERLEFLLRGTIRVLMERQPYVTLLLRLRGNTEVERAAMERRRAMDRRVAELVVAAQKEGSLRGDIDPRTTTRLLFGTINSLVEWYRPDGPFSAEAVEENAIAMMLDGLHTRNK
- a CDS encoding chlorohydrolase family protein, with the translated sequence MITQLTARHVLGFDGTQHVLFTDGQVIMEDDVIRYVGTSYDGPVDEYRDYGNSVITPGLIDLDALTDIDHLIIDSWPTPETAPGLQWSRDYFEQRRRDVFTLEQRHTVRRFALAQLALHGVTTFMPIASEIHSAWAESLAELKDMTATTLELGLRGFLGPAYRSGINVTDDDGSRVILFDEDEGRRGLREAVEFLDYTQELHHPLVTGVLLPCRIETLSADLLRETARVALDRDALVRLHCLQSPAEDDFLRERTGNTVLQELEDSRMLQARLLIPHGIVIDALGLEATAAGGPLELLARHGVSVVHCPLTTFHYGKALSSFDAFHAAGITMCLGTDSFPPDLIRGIDVGTHLARLVEGRSDAGKVSDFFNAATLGGATALGRPDLGRIAPGAQADLTIFSHDDFRDGVQEDPLRTLVLNGSARNVTDTFVAGRPVVVDSALPGIDLAELMRDGQELFELMVAAYPERDYRRRSAEELFPGTYPAAQ
- a CDS encoding thiamine pyrophosphate-dependent enzyme; protein product: MTETLSSPAVNSAATPTKSAGHVIVDTLEAHGVQRTYVVPGESYLDVLDGLHHSSIDTVVCRHEGGATYMAEADGKMHPVPGVAMVTRGPGAANAHVGLHTAWQDSTPLVLFVGLIPYEHREKEAFQEFDPKAWFGTGAKRVMVLDHAERASEVVAEAMFAAVSGRPGPVVVGLPEDIIKKQIPAELHPPIPVAFGGMTVTDWKALNEALQGSDKPLFIFGGNDWSHEGAAEFTQWLEANHLPAAAEWRCEGTVPFDSPSYVGPIGYGRPKPTYDLLEETDLLVFVGTVPGDVITDGFNIRQNWDQKNFLVTIDPSLRGRSGPVTHQIVAKPDVFVRDLVRMDLTVKDSWKEWTTRMRGEQEKFAALPEATPASGQARMATLMAHLVPQLPRDAMVTFGAGEHTNWAHRYFPTNGYASMLSARNGSMGYSIPSAVAASLSYPGRTVVTIAGDGEFLMNGQELATAAQYGATPLVVVMDNQEYGTIRTHQERDYPERISGTQLQNPDFAAMAQAFGGVGVRVENDADVPAAVEAALQATQQGQFALIHLIVEQRVKAY
- a CDS encoding amidohydrolase family protein gives rise to the protein MLISNVRPWGGESSDVRLKDGVIEAVVPHEPQRTPEGDALDGRGRLLIPAFSDVHVHLDSTRIGLPFREHTGGPGVWTMMTNDRENWREAERPLPERVAGTLERMIARGTTRVRSFAQVDVDCGLEKYEAVIEAKEKFAADADVQVMVFPQAGILREQGTRDYLEAALRAGADAMGGIDPCSLDRDPAAHLDTVFELAQKYQVDIDVHLHEMGTMGVFSAELIAERTRALGMQGRVNISHAFGLGGVDDATTRRLIELFAELDISWTTVAPRVTEHLPIASCTDAGVRIGLGEDGQRDYWSPYGNCDMLDRTWQLSFINGYRDDALIGHALAIATMGGASIMDRRIPRLTSVEDRPGLGVGDPAELVLVDGETVASAVMDRGQDRTVIHRGRVVADALKVLSVPTSY